In Candidatus Cohnella colombiensis, one DNA window encodes the following:
- a CDS encoding type VI secretion system tube protein Hcp, protein MQPSSDYDVYLKLDGILGDSTAVGYEKWIVLSNVQFDLTNTSRAVTGGGGGSGKATIDNFTVTKFFDSSSIALFQSASSGANIKSAKIVFVNQGERSVPFLTITLNSINVSEYNFNNVYETINLKFNSIQFSYSPTDSRGQRGNTNSGGWDFSQNKKL, encoded by the coding sequence GTGCAGCCTTCCAGTGACTACGATGTATATTTGAAATTGGACGGCATTCTTGGAGATTCAACAGCTGTAGGTTATGAAAAATGGATTGTCCTCTCCAACGTTCAATTCGACTTGACCAATACGAGCAGGGCGGTAACGGGCGGAGGAGGAGGCTCTGGGAAAGCCACCATTGACAATTTTACAGTTACGAAATTTTTTGATTCATCTTCTATTGCTCTCTTTCAGTCAGCGAGCAGTGGGGCGAACATTAAGAGCGCAAAGATCGTATTTGTGAACCAAGGTGAAAGGTCTGTTCCGTTTCTGACGATCACTTTAAACTCAATCAATGTGTCCGAATATAACTTTAACAATGTATATGAAACAATAAATTTGAAATTTAACTCCATTCAGTTTAGTTATTCGCCTACTGATTCGAGAGGCCAAAGAGGCAACACGAACTCGGGTGGATGGGACTTCAGTCAGAATAAGAAGCTCTAA
- a CDS encoding polysaccharide deacetylase family protein has product MSDNAIYSSVIDQISTDRKVVAFTFDDGPNPLYTAQILDIFRKSASKATFFMIGNQIEQHPEVAKAVFEQGHEIANHTYSHPYLTTISEQDCINELLRTHEIIMQTTGVKPLTFRAPYFDMNEQVVKASEQLGYQIIGAVNGDAKDWEQPGVQYIVDNTIAHVKPGSVLLFHDGFGDRSQTVEAVQMLVTELKAQGYELVTVSDMILRRD; this is encoded by the coding sequence GTGTCTGATAACGCGATATATTCTTCCGTAATTGACCAAATATCAACAGATCGAAAGGTAGTAGCTTTTACATTTGATGACGGTCCCAATCCATTGTATACAGCTCAGATTTTGGATATCTTTCGAAAATCAGCGTCTAAAGCAACTTTTTTTATGATCGGCAATCAAATTGAGCAGCATCCTGAAGTCGCCAAAGCAGTATTCGAACAAGGTCACGAGATTGCAAACCACACCTATTCTCATCCTTATTTAACGACGATCAGTGAACAAGATTGTATAAACGAACTACTTCGTACACATGAGATCATTATGCAAACGACTGGGGTAAAGCCACTCACGTTCAGAGCTCCATACTTTGATATGAATGAACAAGTGGTGAAAGCATCCGAGCAGCTGGGATATCAGATCATCGGCGCGGTCAATGGGGATGCGAAAGATTGGGAGCAACCTGGCGTCCAATATATAGTTGACAATACAATTGCGCATGTTAAACCTGGCAGCGTTCTGCTGTTTCATGACGGCTTCGGAGATCGCTCGCAAACCGTTGAGGCAGTTCAAATGCTTGTAACAGAGCTAAAGGCACAAGGGTATGAGCTTGTTACTGTGAGTGATATGATCTTGCGCCGAGATTAA
- a CDS encoding PadR family transcriptional regulator has protein sequence MDEKVKTVKTEELIQGLTQELRRGTLMISVLSQLMKPQYGYSLVTVLADRGVDIDAGTLYPLLRRLEKQGLLASQWDTDEARPRKYYLLSEIGKDVYGRLCTEWRKMTNIMEGLIDGSSEE, from the coding sequence ATGGATGAAAAAGTTAAAACAGTTAAAACAGAAGAGTTGATTCAAGGGCTCACGCAGGAATTAAGGCGCGGGACGTTGATGATCAGCGTGTTGAGCCAATTGATGAAGCCGCAGTACGGGTATTCGCTCGTTACTGTACTTGCAGATCGTGGAGTGGATATCGATGCCGGCACGTTATATCCGTTGCTTCGCAGGCTGGAGAAGCAAGGCCTACTCGCTAGCCAGTGGGATACCGACGAAGCTCGTCCGCGTAAATATTACCTGCTAAGCGAGATAGGCAAAGATGTGTACGGCAGGTTGTGTACCGAGTGGAGGAAGATGACGAATATTATGGAGGGATTAATCGATGGCAGCAGTGAAGAATGA
- a CDS encoding DUF4256 domain-containing protein, producing the protein MNNGKKGLSPEQREELLVILKARFNKNMSRHTGIEWAAIQVKLEANSDKLWSLYEMETTGGEPDVVSYDEATGEYVFYDCAAESPKGRRSVCYDNEALESRKQHKPDNSAIEMAAAMGCELLYEEQYRELQQLGQFDSKTSSWIETPSDIRKHGGAIFGDYRFGKVFVYHNGAESYYAARGFRCSLKV; encoded by the coding sequence ATGAACAATGGAAAAAAGGGATTGTCACCAGAACAAAGAGAAGAGCTACTTGTAATATTGAAAGCTCGATTTAATAAAAACATGAGCCGTCATACAGGTATTGAATGGGCGGCAATACAAGTAAAACTTGAAGCTAATTCTGATAAGCTATGGTCACTATATGAAATGGAAACAACCGGTGGTGAACCAGATGTTGTTAGCTATGATGAAGCGACTGGGGAATACGTTTTTTATGACTGCGCAGCAGAAAGTCCAAAAGGCCGTAGAAGTGTTTGTTATGACAATGAAGCACTAGAGTCAAGAAAGCAACATAAGCCTGATAATAGTGCTATCGAAATGGCAGCTGCCATGGGCTGTGAGCTATTATACGAAGAACAGTATCGCGAGCTACAGCAGCTTGGACAATTTGATTCTAAAACTTCGAGCTGGATAGAAACTCCTTCTGATATTAGAAAGCATGGCGGTGCGATTTTTGGTGATTACCGTTTTGGCAAAGTTTTTGTATATCATAACGGAGCGGAATCTTATTATGCCGCTAGGGGTTTCCGTTGCTCGCTTAAGGTCTAA
- a CDS encoding S-layer homology domain-containing protein, which translates to MFMKKATAKVATVLMVFALLFSAFGGMASATPSPTLTSITLNTGNTSLPVGQTLQLVVTAHYSDDSTVDVTSQSDFSSNYTNWVSVSSDGLITSVSDLTYGFQPVISVLYGEQSAQVEVTPTMALPVAPLIYTFGQGTNTGSTSFTYTKRNPSDRVYYSFSSNPTLPQVVGVPIDQVESTQQYNSGTDIGGVRVEDYINIYYVNSTGNITDVQHHLIISNEVKGSQLPTLLSITLNTSNTSLPVGQTLQLVVTAHYSNDSTADVTSKSLFSSNYTNWVSVSSGGLITSVSDLTYGFQPVISVLYGEHSAQVEVTPTMALPVAPLIYTFGQGTNTGSTSFTYTKRNPSDRVYYSSSSNPTLPQVVGVPIDQVESTQQYNSGTDIGGVRVEDYINIYYVDSTGNIIDVQHHLIISNEVKGSQLPTLLSITLNTVNTSLPVGLKLQLVVTAHYSNDSTADVTSKSLFSSNYTNWVSVTPRGLIKSISDAAFFQPVISVIYGEHNAQVEVTPTMALDIQVSSIDFTPSTSISIVEGQSSNLPSLVKAYYDDGNTVVDVTDDTTWSIGDVNGNPLSQQPYASIDTVHGKVNGLVAGGGITLVATYQGYTHYTPIVVTPARIGIHLSTYNKAMTVGQSFDVTASAQMSDSTTIPFTDDQIVTWSSDNTSVATVANGHVIAVGVGTAFIWATQGEDQDYLEVTVSAAPNSNYYNPVIQPPTTPVDPVGPTVMHLVINNNILNIETLKEIYAKRNANTTQHNFTDVPANSWSVDVIDQAFKMGIIEGKDAEHFDPNGKVTRAEFATMIMKAFGITPTVGQSFPDARDHWATQAIQTLVEKGVLKGYSDGNFRPDKEISREEMAAVLARLIEYVKPESDEFSDTGSSWAVEEINALANAGVISGKGNGQFDPRGNATRAEAVAMIVRLLENLIGNKSTQA; encoded by the coding sequence ATGTTCATGAAAAAGGCTACTGCCAAAGTAGCAACTGTACTTATGGTCTTTGCACTGTTGTTCTCCGCATTCGGTGGAATGGCATCTGCCACTCCATCTCCAACTCTGACGTCGATTACGCTGAACACGGGCAACACGTCACTGCCTGTTGGTCAAACGCTGCAACTGGTTGTTACGGCGCACTACTCGGACGATTCGACTGTTGACGTGACTTCGCAGTCGGATTTCAGCAGTAACTATACGAATTGGGTGTCCGTATCCTCCGATGGTTTGATTACATCCGTTAGTGATTTAACTTATGGCTTCCAACCTGTCATTAGCGTTCTTTACGGCGAACAGAGTGCGCAGGTTGAAGTGACACCTACTATGGCTCTACCTGTAGCACCCCTAATCTATACATTTGGTCAAGGCACTAATACGGGATCCACTTCTTTTACGTACACGAAACGTAACCCGAGCGATAGGGTGTACTACTCGTTCAGCTCCAACCCGACGCTACCGCAAGTCGTTGGTGTACCGATCGATCAAGTAGAGTCCACGCAGCAGTACAATTCCGGCACAGACATCGGCGGCGTTCGCGTTGAGGACTACATCAATATCTATTATGTAAACAGCACGGGTAACATTACGGATGTTCAACATCATCTGATCATCTCGAATGAAGTCAAGGGCTCTCAGTTACCGACTCTGCTCTCGATTACGCTGAACACGAGTAACACGTCACTGCCTGTTGGTCAAACGTTGCAACTGGTTGTTACGGCGCACTACTCGAACGATTCGACTGCTGACGTGACTTCGAAGTCCCTTTTCAGCAGCAACTATACGAATTGGGTGTCCGTATCCTCCGGTGGTTTGATTACATCTGTTAGTGATTTAACTTATGGCTTTCAACCTGTCATTAGCGTTCTTTACGGCGAACACAGTGCGCAGGTTGAGGTGACACCTACTATGGCTCTACCTGTAGCACCCTTAATCTATACATTCGGTCAAGGCACTAATACGGGATCCACGTCTTTTACTTATACGAAACGTAACCCGAGCGATAGGGTGTACTACTCATCCAGCTCCAACCCGACGCTACCGCAAGTCGTTGGTGTACCGATCGATCAAGTAGAGTCCACGCAGCAGTACAATTCCGGCACAGACATCGGTGGCGTTCGCGTTGAGGATTACATCAACATCTATTATGTTGACAGCACGGGTAACATAATAGATGTTCAACATCATCTGATCATCTCGAATGAAGTCAAGGGCTCTCAGTTACCGACTCTGCTCTCGATTACGCTGAACACCGTCAACACGTCTCTGCCTGTTGGTCTAAAGCTACAACTGGTTGTTACGGCGCACTACTCGAACGATTCGACTGCTGACGTGACTTCGAAGTCCCTGTTCAGCAGCAACTATACGAATTGGGTATCCGTAACCCCCCGTGGTTTGATTAAATCTATTAGTGATGCAGCTTTTTTCCAACCTGTCATTAGCGTCATATATGGCGAACATAATGCGCAGGTTGAAGTGACACCTACTATGGCTCTGGATATCCAAGTGAGCAGCATCGACTTCACACCGAGCACTTCGATCTCCATCGTCGAAGGACAAAGTTCAAACTTGCCTTCGCTCGTCAAAGCTTACTATGATGACGGCAACACTGTTGTCGACGTAACGGATGACACTACTTGGTCGATTGGCGATGTTAACGGTAATCCTCTCAGCCAACAGCCGTACGCTTCCATCGATACGGTGCATGGTAAAGTCAACGGCCTGGTTGCTGGTGGGGGTATCACGCTCGTAGCGACATACCAAGGCTATACTCATTACACACCAATCGTCGTAACTCCGGCTCGTATTGGTATTCATCTTTCTACTTACAATAAAGCTATGACGGTAGGTCAAAGCTTCGACGTTACGGCAAGCGCTCAAATGTCCGACAGCACTACGATTCCTTTTACAGATGATCAAATTGTAACTTGGTCCTCGGACAATACAAGTGTCGCTACAGTAGCTAATGGTCACGTCATAGCTGTTGGTGTTGGTACTGCATTTATTTGGGCAACCCAAGGCGAGGATCAGGATTACTTGGAAGTTACAGTATCTGCCGCCCCAAACAGCAATTACTACAATCCAGTTATTCAACCACCTACTACGCCTGTTGATCCTGTTGGACCTACAGTTATGCATCTAGTAATTAATAATAATATCCTTAATATTGAGACGCTTAAAGAGATTTATGCTAAGAGGAACGCTAACACGACTCAACACAACTTTACTGATGTTCCTGCTAACTCTTGGAGCGTTGATGTAATCGATCAAGCATTCAAGATGGGTATCATCGAGGGTAAGGATGCAGAACACTTTGACCCTAATGGCAAAGTGACTCGAGCTGAGTTTGCTACGATGATCATGAAAGCATTCGGGATTACGCCTACGGTAGGTCAGTCTTTCCCTGACGCGCGGGATCATTGGGCAACACAAGCTATCCAAACTCTCGTTGAGAAGGGTGTTCTAAAAGGTTATAGTGATGGTAACTTCCGGCCAGACAAAGAGATCTCCCGCGAAGAAATGGCGGCCGTACTTGCTCGTCTGATCGAATACGTAAAGCCGGAGTCTGACGAATTCTCTGACACGGGCAGTAGCTGGGCTGTTGAAGAAATCAATGCTTTGGCTAACGCAGGAGTAATAAGTGGCAAAGGTAACGGACAATTCGACCCTAGAGGCAATGCTACACGTGCTGAAGCAGTAGCTATGATCGTTCGTCTTTTGGAAAACCTGATTGGCAATAAAAGCACACAAGCCTAA